A genome region from Numida meleagris isolate 19003 breed g44 Domestic line chromosome 14, NumMel1.0, whole genome shotgun sequence includes the following:
- the RTN4R gene encoding reticulon-4 receptor, whose amino-acid sequence MKRAIAEGSKLLILVLCLNIQSEVESCPGACVCYSEPKITISCQQQGLTAIPTEIPIQSQRIFLHNNKITLVRSTSFTSCRNMTILWIHSNNISLIEPGAFYGLNKLEELDLSDNTNLKSINPVTFRGLVHLHTLHLDRCGLMELSTGLFRGLFSLQYLYLQDNNLQNLLDDTFIDLANLTYLFLHGNKIKILSENVFRGLINLDRLLLHQNRVSLVHRRSFHDLGKVMTLYLFNNNLTVLTGETMAPLVSLQYLRLNGNQWICDCQARSLWNWFKQFKGSSSELECHLPPHLAGRDLKRLQSSDLEGCIDSFNQIRTSVFSTKTRSGKLATGSPPLSSHDGSMKCCQPEMDKSFIYEAKGKAGPSSHSSRPSSNNPLKDKENMSKTKYVETDPSKNGSNKQINDSPFGTFPSIVDPPLTKLRPEFLEPIEPSTVPTKKRQGCSKKNKSKAQCRLTQQGNSSTLQLSLSLLIPPLVWSLLLLC is encoded by the coding sequence GAAGCAAACTGCTGATTTTGGTGCTTTGCTTGAACATCCAGTCAGAAGTGGAGTCTTGCCCTGGAGCGTGTGTGTGCTACAGTGAGCCGAAGATTACAATAAGTTGTCAGCAGCAGGGACTGACAGCAATCCCCACGGAGATACCCATCCAGAGCCAGCGCATCTTCTTGCACAACAACAAGATAACCCTTGTGAGGTCCACCAGCTTCACGTCTTGTCGCAACATGACAATTCTTTGGATCCACTCCAACAACATCAGCCTCATTGAGCCTGGAGCCTTCTATGGACTCAACAAACTGGAGGAGTTGGATCTCAGTGACAACACGAACCTGAAGTCTATCAATCCTGTCACTTTCCGCGGTCTTGTTCACCTCCACACCTTACATCTGGATCGTTGTGGGCTCATGGAGCTCTCCACGGGGCTTTTTCGAGGGTTGTTTTCCTTGCAGTATCTCTACCTTCAGGATAATAATCTGCAGAACCTGCTGGATGACACCTTCATAGATCTGGCGAACCTCACCTACCTGTTTTTGCACGGTAACAAAATCAAGATCTTGTCAGAGAACGTCTTTCGCGGGTTAATCAACCTCGACCGGCTGCTTCTGCACCAGAACAGAGTCAGCCTGGTTCACCGCCGGTCTTTTCACGACCTTGGGAAAGTGATGACCTTGTATCTGTTTAACAACAACCTGACCGTGCTCACAGGGGAAACCATGGCACCCCTGGTGTCCCTCCAGTATCTGCGCTTAAATGGCAACCAGTGGATCTGTGACTGCCAGGCTCGGTCTCTCTGGAATTGGTTTAAGCAGTTTAAAGGATCGTCTTCAGAGCTGGAGTGCCACCTTCCCCCCCACTTGGCAGGGAGAGACCTCAaaaggctgcagagctctgacTTGGAAGGATGCATCGACTCTTTCAATCAGATTCGAACGAGCGTTTTTAGCACTAAGACCAGATCTGGTAAACTGGCCACCGGGAGTCCCCCTCTCAGCTCCCACGACGGCTCCATGAAGTGCTGCCAGCCAGAAATGGATAAATCTTTTATATATGAAGCTAAAGGCAAGGCAGGCCCTTCTTCCCACAGCAGCCGGCCGTCCTCCAACAACCCTCTCAAGGACAAGGAGAACATGTCCAAAACCAAGTACGTTGAGACGGACCCTTCCAAAAATGGCAGCAACAAGCAGATAAACGATTCCCCTTTTGGGACCTTCCCCAGCATTGTAGACCCTCCATTGACCAAGTTGAGACCAGAGTTTCTAGAGCCTATTGAACCTTCCACAGTCCCAACCAAAAAGAGGCAGGGCTGCTctaaaaagaacaaatcaaaGGCCCAGTGCCGCCTCACCCAGCAAGGAAACAGCTCCACGTTACAGCTCAGCCTAAGCCTTTTGATCCCCCCCTTGGTGTGGAGCTTACTGTTACTCTGCTAA